Proteins encoded in a region of the Raphanus sativus cultivar WK10039 chromosome 8, ASM80110v3, whole genome shotgun sequence genome:
- the LOC108820175 gene encoding caffeic acid 3-O-methyltransferase-like: MNSTPVSRDEDEEDILLAMQLIVLRIVPYALKTAIELNLLEIIAKAGPLGTHLSPLDLASKAAAQNPDAPMMIDRLLRLLSAYSVCTCKLVKDEEGRDLRVYGLVKAGRKLIKDEDGFSLASTVRFSNPKFEGDTCSQLTSSILEGGARPYERVCGDLIFMDMEKNNNIQSEFNDAMLNHTSVVMKKILKTYNGFNSLSGGVLVDVGGGLGANLALILSRLPQLKGVNFDLPHVVSEAPKIKGVEHVGGNMFDKIPQGQAIFMKWILHDWNDDQCVEILKNCKQALPKNGKVIIVEYIIPREISDIDLGTKNSLCYDVGIMCVTQGGKERTKEEFEVLAMQAGFNLPNIIYGAYSFWIIELYAD; encoded by the exons atgaATTCTACACCAGTTTCCCGAgacgaagatgaagaagatataTTACTTGCCATGCAATTAATCGTTCTACGCATCGTCCCCTACGCTTTAAAAACTGCCATAGAACTGAATTTGTTGGAGATTATAGCCAAGGCCGGACCTTTGGGAACTCATCTCTCACCTTTGGATTTAGCTTCCAAAGCCGCTGCACAAAATCCAGACGCTCCCATGATGATTGATCGACTACTACGTCTCCTTTCCGCTTATTCGGTATGTACTTGTAAGTTGGTGAAGGACGAAGAAGGAAGGGACCTTAGAGTTTACGGACTAGTAAAAGCCGGAAGGAAACTTATTAAAGATGAAGATGGATTTTCTCTGGCATCTACTGTGCGTTTTTCCAACCCCAAATTCGAAGGCGATACGTG CTCTCAACTCACGTCGTCAATACTGGAGGGTGGAGCACGGCCCTACGAGAGAGTATGTGGGGATTTGATCTTTATGGATATGGAGaagaataataatatacagTCTGAGTTCAACGATGCAATGCTTAACCACACATCAGTAGTAATGAAGAAGATACTAAAGACTTACAACGGGTTCAATAGTCTTAGTGGTGGCGTTTTGGTAGATGTTGGAGGTGGCTTAGGCGCAAATCTTGCTTTAATTCTCTCCAGGCTCCCACAACTCAAAGGTGTTAACTTTGACTTGCCTCATGTCGTTTCAGAAGCTCCCAAAATCAAAG GTGTGGAACACGTTGGTGGTAACATGTTTGATAAAATTCCACAGGGTCAAGCCATATTCATGAAG TGGATACTTCACGATTGGAACGATGACCAATGTGTGGAGATATTAAAAAACTGTAAGCAAGCATTACCAAAAAATGGCAAAGTCATTATAGTTGAATATATAATACCGCGAGAAATATCGGATATCGATCTAGGAACCAAAAATTCACTGTGCTACGACGTGGGAATAATGTGTGTAACACAAGGAGGCAAAGAGAGAACCAAAGAAGAGTTCGAGGTTTTGGCTATGCAAGCAGGTTTTAACCTCCCAAATATCATTTACGGCGCTTACTCTTTTTGGATCATTGAATTATATGCAGATTGA
- the LOC130498608 gene encoding uncharacterized protein LOC130498608: MSRLHHSDYPALDLNGDNYLDWAMNTSADLKCKGLGKCIKYGNDTLAYERRRAVLIMRKHLVKDLYDECSYINDPYDLWSRLNTMFLEPLLDESMKEWKALRFQDYESVDDYHFDLMRITYSLKLCGEVITNYDLLSKTRDTIHSKEVLLSQKAKGFTTYYDLLSYLSALEEKKQKRKVNLDKLDYVMEISAEYQCEMIYGDAEEAKKRKFGWTHIDDEIGLFIE; encoded by the coding sequence atgtcgagactccatcactcggattacccagcccttgatctcaatggagacaattaccttgattgggcaATGAACACTTCAGCTGATTTAAAGTGtaaaggacttgggaagtgtatcaaatacggcaatgatacccttgcatatgaaaggcgtagagctgttttgataatgagaaagcatctcgtgaaggatctgtatgatgagtgcagttacatcaacgatccttacgatctctggtcgagattgaacaccatgttcttggagccattactagatgagtccatgaaagaatggaaggctctgaggttccaggattatgaatccgtggatgactatcactttgatcttatgagaatcacctatagtcttaaactatgtggtgaagtgataacaaactatgacttgttaagcaagactcgtgacacgatccattcaaaggaagtgttgttatcacagaaggctaaaggtttcacaacctattacgaccttctctcatacctttcagctcttgaggaaaagaagcagaaaaggaaagtcaacctcgacaaactcgactatgttatggagataagtgccgagtatcaatgtgagatgatatacggtgatgctgaagaagctaagaaaagaaaattcgggtggactcatatagatgatgagattggtttattcattgaatag